A region from the Canis aureus isolate CA01 chromosome 8, VMU_Caureus_v.1.0, whole genome shotgun sequence genome encodes:
- the LOC144319323 gene encoding putative protein T-ENOL isoform X6 → MGGGGRAVWSWEVPRVGEVGGRRLLWVFPPHSLPQGMESTSTRNEDKKGSRMSQAATPLDGGPVNMGKVSLSRSEEFLTRISTELTNEALFIAGCHMNSVPIKEKQTQDQVFFKTRGTDTRSDRNRTCTKTHLLPSSRDKNIHQSSSFTSH, encoded by the exons atggggggtggggggagagctgTCTGGTCTTGGGAGGTGCCTCGGGTGGGAGAAGTGGGGGGAAGACGACTGCTGTGGGTGttcccaccccactcccttcccca GGGGATGGAATCCACATCTACCAGGAATGAGGATAAAAAGGGCAGCAGGATGTCCCAAGCTGCAACTCCCTTGGATGGAGGTCCGGTGAACATGGGG AAGGTTTCATTATCCCGATCTGAAGAATTCCTGACCCGGATCAGCACAGAACTCACCAATGAGGCCTTGTTTATCGCTGGCTGCCACATGAACTCTGTGCCCATCAAGGAAAAACAGACACAAGACCAAG TGTTCTTCAAGACCCGAGGCACCGATACCCG TTCTGACAGAAACCGTACCTGCACCAAGACACACCTCCTGCCATCCTCTCGTGACAAG AACATACATCAGAGCTCCTCGTTCACAAGTCATTAA
- the LOC144319323 gene encoding putative protein T-ENOL isoform X3, with protein sequence MESTSTRNEDKKGSRMSQAATPLDGGPVNMGKVSLSRSEEFLTRISTELTNEALFIAGCHMNSVPIKEKQTQDQGTQISKHVFFKTRGTDTRSDRNRTCTKTHLLPSSRDKLLPLPPLFSHTSLLSLLGAWQPCSPPLDGDANGKTRELCLAPWHPEDDSNPL encoded by the exons ATGGAATCCACATCTACCAGGAATGAGGATAAAAAGGGCAGCAGGATGTCCCAAGCTGCAACTCCCTTGGATGGAGGTCCGGTGAACATGGGG AAGGTTTCATTATCCCGATCTGAAGAATTCCTGACCCGGATCAGCACAGAACTCACCAATGAGGCCTTGTTTATCGCTGGCTGCCACATGAACTCTGTGCCCATCAAGGAAAAACAGACACAAGACCAAGGGACTCAGATATCCAAACATG TGTTCTTCAAGACCCGAGGCACCGATACCCG TTCTGACAGAAACCGTACCTGCACCAAGACACACCTCCTGCCATCCTCTCGTGACAAG CTGCTCCCCTTGCCTCCCCTCTTCAGTCATACCAGCCTCCTCAGCCTTCTAGGAGCATGGCAACCCTGCTCCCCACCTTTGGATGGAGATGCCAATGGGAAGACCAG ggaGCTCTGCTTAGCACCTTGGCATCCGGAGGATGACTCTAACCCTCTTTGA
- the LOC144319323 gene encoding uncharacterized protein LOC144319323 isoform X1 gives MGGGGRAVWSWEVPRVGEVGGRRLLWVFPPHSLPQGMESTSTRNEDKKGSRMSQAATPLDGGPVNMGKVSLSRSEEFLTRISTELTNEALFIAGCHMNSVPIKEKQTQDQGTQISKHVFFKTRGTDTRSDRNRTCTKTHLLPSSRDKLLPLPPLFSHTSLLSLLGAWQPCSPPLDGDANGKTRELCLAPWHPEDDSNPL, from the exons atggggggtggggggagagctgTCTGGTCTTGGGAGGTGCCTCGGGTGGGAGAAGTGGGGGGAAGACGACTGCTGTGGGTGttcccaccccactcccttcccca GGGGATGGAATCCACATCTACCAGGAATGAGGATAAAAAGGGCAGCAGGATGTCCCAAGCTGCAACTCCCTTGGATGGAGGTCCGGTGAACATGGGG AAGGTTTCATTATCCCGATCTGAAGAATTCCTGACCCGGATCAGCACAGAACTCACCAATGAGGCCTTGTTTATCGCTGGCTGCCACATGAACTCTGTGCCCATCAAGGAAAAACAGACACAAGACCAAGGGACTCAGATATCCAAACATG TGTTCTTCAAGACCCGAGGCACCGATACCCG TTCTGACAGAAACCGTACCTGCACCAAGACACACCTCCTGCCATCCTCTCGTGACAAG CTGCTCCCCTTGCCTCCCCTCTTCAGTCATACCAGCCTCCTCAGCCTTCTAGGAGCATGGCAACCCTGCTCCCCACCTTTGGATGGAGATGCCAATGGGAAGACCAG ggaGCTCTGCTTAGCACCTTGGCATCCGGAGGATGACTCTAACCCTCTTTGA
- the LOC144319323 gene encoding uncharacterized protein LOC144319323 isoform X2: MGGGGRAVWSWEVPRVGEVGGRRLLWVFPPHSLPQGMESTSTRNEDKKGSRMSQAATPLDGGPVNMGKVSLSRSEEFLTRISTELTNEALFIAGCHMNSVPIKEKQTQDQVFFKTRGTDTRSDRNRTCTKTHLLPSSRDKLLPLPPLFSHTSLLSLLGAWQPCSPPLDGDANGKTRELCLAPWHPEDDSNPL, from the exons atggggggtggggggagagctgTCTGGTCTTGGGAGGTGCCTCGGGTGGGAGAAGTGGGGGGAAGACGACTGCTGTGGGTGttcccaccccactcccttcccca GGGGATGGAATCCACATCTACCAGGAATGAGGATAAAAAGGGCAGCAGGATGTCCCAAGCTGCAACTCCCTTGGATGGAGGTCCGGTGAACATGGGG AAGGTTTCATTATCCCGATCTGAAGAATTCCTGACCCGGATCAGCACAGAACTCACCAATGAGGCCTTGTTTATCGCTGGCTGCCACATGAACTCTGTGCCCATCAAGGAAAAACAGACACAAGACCAAG TGTTCTTCAAGACCCGAGGCACCGATACCCG TTCTGACAGAAACCGTACCTGCACCAAGACACACCTCCTGCCATCCTCTCGTGACAAG CTGCTCCCCTTGCCTCCCCTCTTCAGTCATACCAGCCTCCTCAGCCTTCTAGGAGCATGGCAACCCTGCTCCCCACCTTTGGATGGAGATGCCAATGGGAAGACCAG ggaGCTCTGCTTAGCACCTTGGCATCCGGAGGATGACTCTAACCCTCTTTGA
- the LOC144319323 gene encoding putative protein T-ENOL isoform X5, producing MGGGGRAVWSWEVPRVGEVGGRRLLWVFPPHSLPQGMESTSTRNEDKKGSRMSQAATPLDGGPVNMGKVSLSRSEEFLTRISTELTNEALFIAGCHMNSVPIKEKQTQDQGTQISKHVFFKTRGTDTRSDRNRTCTKTHLLPSSRDKGALLSTLASGG from the exons atggggggtggggggagagctgTCTGGTCTTGGGAGGTGCCTCGGGTGGGAGAAGTGGGGGGAAGACGACTGCTGTGGGTGttcccaccccactcccttcccca GGGGATGGAATCCACATCTACCAGGAATGAGGATAAAAAGGGCAGCAGGATGTCCCAAGCTGCAACTCCCTTGGATGGAGGTCCGGTGAACATGGGG AAGGTTTCATTATCCCGATCTGAAGAATTCCTGACCCGGATCAGCACAGAACTCACCAATGAGGCCTTGTTTATCGCTGGCTGCCACATGAACTCTGTGCCCATCAAGGAAAAACAGACACAAGACCAAGGGACTCAGATATCCAAACATG TGTTCTTCAAGACCCGAGGCACCGATACCCG TTCTGACAGAAACCGTACCTGCACCAAGACACACCTCCTGCCATCCTCTCGTGACAAG ggaGCTCTGCTTAGCACCTTGGCATCCGGAGGATGA
- the LOC144319323 gene encoding putative protein T-ENOL isoform X7, which yields MGGGGRAVWSWEVPRVGEVGGRRLLWVFPPHSLPQGMESTSTRNEDKKGSRMSQAATPLDGGPVNMGKVSLSRSEEFLTRISTELTNEALFIAGCHMNSVPIKEKQTQDQVFFKTRGTDTRSDRNRTCTKTHLLPSSRDKGALLSTLASGG from the exons atggggggtggggggagagctgTCTGGTCTTGGGAGGTGCCTCGGGTGGGAGAAGTGGGGGGAAGACGACTGCTGTGGGTGttcccaccccactcccttcccca GGGGATGGAATCCACATCTACCAGGAATGAGGATAAAAAGGGCAGCAGGATGTCCCAAGCTGCAACTCCCTTGGATGGAGGTCCGGTGAACATGGGG AAGGTTTCATTATCCCGATCTGAAGAATTCCTGACCCGGATCAGCACAGAACTCACCAATGAGGCCTTGTTTATCGCTGGCTGCCACATGAACTCTGTGCCCATCAAGGAAAAACAGACACAAGACCAAG TGTTCTTCAAGACCCGAGGCACCGATACCCG TTCTGACAGAAACCGTACCTGCACCAAGACACACCTCCTGCCATCCTCTCGTGACAAG ggaGCTCTGCTTAGCACCTTGGCATCCGGAGGATGA
- the LOC144319323 gene encoding putative protein T-ENOL isoform X4 — MGGGGRAVWSWEVPRVGEVGGRRLLWVFPPHSLPQGMESTSTRNEDKKGSRMSQAATPLDGGPVNMGKVSLSRSEEFLTRISTELTNEALFIAGCHMNSVPIKEKQTQDQGTQISKHVFFKTRGTDTRSDRNRTCTKTHLLPSSRDKVCTKSMNGKAIQS, encoded by the exons atggggggtggggggagagctgTCTGGTCTTGGGAGGTGCCTCGGGTGGGAGAAGTGGGGGGAAGACGACTGCTGTGGGTGttcccaccccactcccttcccca GGGGATGGAATCCACATCTACCAGGAATGAGGATAAAAAGGGCAGCAGGATGTCCCAAGCTGCAACTCCCTTGGATGGAGGTCCGGTGAACATGGGG AAGGTTTCATTATCCCGATCTGAAGAATTCCTGACCCGGATCAGCACAGAACTCACCAATGAGGCCTTGTTTATCGCTGGCTGCCACATGAACTCTGTGCCCATCAAGGAAAAACAGACACAAGACCAAGGGACTCAGATATCCAAACATG TGTTCTTCAAGACCCGAGGCACCGATACCCG TTCTGACAGAAACCGTACCTGCACCAAGACACACCTCCTGCCATCCTCTCGTGACAAGGTTTGTACCAAGTCCATGAATGGCAAG gccattCAGTCTTAA